Genomic DNA from Shouchella patagoniensis:
AAGATGTTCTAAACAAATTAATAAATGAGTTTGAATATAAGTTGGGAAGAAAGCTGACTTTTACTGAAAAAGAATTTTTAGCTACCATCGCTAGTAAAATCAACACTCCTTCGGATTAATTCATTTTTAAAAATGTCTGTAAAATCTTCTTGTAGTTTGAGTTTCTTTGCTTCTACAAATGCTTCCTGCATTAATTTTGTAGGAATTTCATATATCGTCATAAGGCATCCGTTAAAGTGGAATTACAAGTTTTTTTTACAAGTGCATTTGCAGTAAATCAAATAAAAAGCCCCTCTTAAAAGCCAGGCTGTATTAGATTATCCTTTTAACGTTTTTGCGTAAACGTTAAAAATTACGTGTAGATTAAAGGTAAAAGCGCAATAAGATTAAACAGCGCGGCCGTTCTTAGGGACGGTTTTTTTGAATGAAGGAAAAACTTTATAACAATGTAAAGAGGTCACTAATTTAACACTAGGTAAACATACAATCAAATTTTTTATTGTGGCATTTAATATTAAAAAGAAGGGAGAGGGGAGAAAAAAGTAATGTGTAGTGTTCGATATAAAAAGTGCTGTGTGTGTCACAGTAATATACAGTATTTTGAGCGGTCCCGTCAAAACCTTCCAACCTTGCCTATACCAAGCCCTCCAGCCGAAAGATTTCCTTTAAGAGAACTGCTGATCTCATTAATTGGGGATACTATAGAGGTCTTTACACCTTTCGGAATTTTAGTAGGAACGTTAGAAGCTGTTCAAGAAGACTATATTATACTAGTAGATGAAACTAATTCGCAGAATCTTGTTCGTTTGGCTAAGATTGAAAGTGTGCTCATATAGCAAATAATGGAGGTTACCGAGTAGTAAAAGCTATAGTTATACCCGTATCGGGATCTAGCAAAAACCTTTCTTAATGACAAAAAGCGCCCCTGCACGGGCACTTTTTTCATTTCTAACACAACACATTATTGTTATTTCTCCTCCGAAAGCTTGTCCCGTCTTTCTAAGGTGAAATTTTCCAACTCTTGTAAGTCTTCTACTGTCGCTTGCTTCTTAACAAAGTTTCTAGCAGTTGATCGGTTTCTAAGGTACCGGGCTCCAGCGACGCCTGCCAGTAAAACGATTATCTTGTCTACATCCACTCGTTATCTCCTCCTTTCTATACTCTAACCACACTATCGATAGTATGGTTAGTCAACACTTTTTGTAATATTGATCTAAAGTAATTTAAGGGTTATATTTTTACAATTATAATAAGGAAGACTAACGGAAAAAATGAGCCGTCTATCAGGCACCCGGAACAAAAGATATGGTAAGATACATTAAAGTATAATTAAATATATATTAGGATTTAGAACCCCATAAAATCGGGGTTCCGCATCGCTTGCTAGATACAAATAAATACATTAGAATACAGGTAATTACTAGCGTGCTGTAGGAAGCATTTATG
This window encodes:
- the sda gene encoding sporulation histidine kinase inhibitor Sda, yielding MTIYEIPTKLMQEAFVEAKKLKLQEDFTDIFKNELIRRSVDFTSDGS